The following are encoded in a window of Arctopsyche grandis isolate Sample6627 chromosome 4, ASM5162203v2, whole genome shotgun sequence genomic DNA:
- the LOC143910683 gene encoding general odorant-binding protein 56d-like, translated as MKFLVVFVAFAMFVSAQALTDAQKTLLKAHYEHCTEETGVDKELVKKTRTGDFSFDDAKTKSFMFCMLKRSGVMTDDGVFHRDIAVSKVEDDIKEDVGRAIDICVKEPGSTNDEKAWNYVKCYHKERPNHAVI; from the exons ATGAAGTTCCTCGTAGTCTTCGTAGCTTTCGCAATGTTCGTCAGCGCTCAG GCATTGACAGATGCCCAAAAGACATTGCTGAAAGCTCACTACGAACATTGCACAGAAGAAACTGGAGTTGACAAAGAACTCGTGAAAAAAACCAGGACAGGAGACTTCAGTTTCGATGACGCCAAAACTAAAAGCTTCATGTTCTGCATGTTGAAACGTTCTGGAGTGATGACCGACGATGGAGTTTTCCACAGAGACATCGCCGTCAGTAAAGTTGAAGATGATATCAAAGAAGATGTCGGTAGAGCCATCGACATCTGCGTGAAGGAGCCTGGATCTACCAATGATGAGAAGGCATGGAACTATGTCAAGTGCTACCACAAGGAAAGACCAAACCACGCTGTCATCTAA